One genomic window of Methanobrevibacter sp. includes the following:
- a CDS encoding archaeosine biosynthesis radical SAM protein RaSEA: protein MEIRELTKEIRDRSIEYAKPKELDRLSASWYQEDLLYSGKGKTIFLILPTPGCSWALGPSGGCTMCSYISDCYLKPIENSKIIELFEKELNKWDYAEDYGNGDKIAIKLFASGSFLNPDEVPKEARDYVLNRLANMEEISEIVVESRPEYVKEEVLDEIFDIIGDKLFEISIGLETSNEDTRLNKINKGFNNRTFEKAIDLIKKYKSKHNIKSKAYIFVKPILTSEQEAIDEAIETATYCEKLGVDRVSCCPATIHRGTLIERLWRRGSYKPPWIWSTIEVINTIRQNVSIPALMDTSGFGSRRGPYNCKKCNKELKYRIIDSNFDQSQIEYDCECKKEWMAEVKFSDLNKSKTPIKHLPLY, encoded by the coding sequence ATGGAAATCAGAGAATTAACTAAAGAGATAAGAGACAGATCAATTGAATACGCCAAGCCAAAGGAACTTGACAGGCTTTCCGCAAGCTGGTATCAGGAAGACCTTTTATATTCCGGAAAAGGTAAAACCATATTCCTAATCTTGCCTACACCAGGTTGCTCTTGGGCACTTGGTCCAAGTGGCGGATGCACCATGTGCAGCTATATCTCAGACTGTTACCTCAAGCCAATTGAAAATTCCAAGATCATTGAATTGTTTGAAAAGGAATTGAACAAATGGGATTATGCTGAAGATTATGGGAATGGTGACAAAATAGCCATAAAGCTCTTTGCATCTGGAAGCTTCTTGAATCCTGATGAAGTTCCAAAGGAAGCAAGAGACTATGTATTGAACAGACTAGCAAATATGGAAGAAATCAGCGAAATCGTTGTTGAATCCAGACCGGAATATGTCAAAGAGGAAGTTTTGGATGAAATCTTTGACATCATTGGAGATAAGTTGTTTGAAATCAGCATAGGCCTGGAAACTTCTAATGAAGATACCCGATTAAACAAGATCAATAAGGGATTCAATAACAGAACCTTTGAAAAGGCAATAGATCTTATCAAGAAATACAAAAGCAAGCATAACATCAAGTCTAAAGCATACATTTTTGTTAAGCCTATATTGACCTCTGAACAGGAAGCCATCGATGAGGCAATCGAAACTGCAACTTACTGCGAAAAGCTAGGAGTCGATAGGGTTTCATGCTGTCCTGCAACAATTCACAGAGGAACATTGATAGAAAGACTTTGGAGAAGAGGATCCTACAAGCCTCCTTGGATCTGGTCTACAATCGAAGTGATCAACACCATCAGGCAAAATGTAAGCATTCCTGCATTGATGGACACTTCAGGATTCGGATCAAGAAGAGGCCCTTACAACTGCAAGAAATGCAATAAGGAATTGAAATACAGAATAATCGATTCCAACTTTGACCAAAGCCAAATCGAATATGACTGCGAATGCAAAAAGGAATGGATGGCAGAAGTCAAATTCTCTGACTTGAATAAATCCAAAACTCCAATAAAGCACTTGCCATTATATTAA
- a CDS encoding DUF308 domain-containing protein gives MHKQTTISIIAIILGIITIAFPMLGVIAAADILGLSVLLLAIFLLANGVSEVEYNTTRGLINTILGIIMLIISLGLIFNPSIFAFLTALTIYLAGIFLIIIGLIIIVGNRDNKYGFWMGILGIILGVIYIILGTYIRNPLILGSLIGIWLLITGILNLLDDGYY, from the coding sequence TTGCATAAACAAACTACAATAAGCATAATTGCAATTATCTTAGGAATCATCACAATTGCTTTCCCAATGCTTGGAGTAATTGCAGCAGCTGATATCCTCGGATTGTCCGTTTTATTGCTTGCAATCTTCTTATTGGCAAATGGTGTCAGTGAAGTCGAATACAACACCACCAGAGGATTGATAAATACAATCTTAGGAATAATAATGCTGATAATAAGTTTAGGTTTAATATTCAACCCAAGCATATTTGCATTTTTAACTGCCTTAACCATCTATTTGGCAGGAATATTCTTAATTATAATCGGTTTAATTATTATTGTTGGAAACAGAGACAACAAATATGGATTCTGGATGGGAATATTAGGAATAATTTTAGGTGTAATATACATTATCCTTGGAACCTACATCAGGAATCCCCTCATTCTCGGTTCATTAATCGGAATCTGGTTATTGATAACCGGAATATTAAACTTATTGGATGATGGTTACTACTAA